Genomic window (Alkalibacter saccharofermentans DSM 14828):
AATCTATGACCTGGAAACCTGCGGCTTCAGCCATGGTCTTGAATATATTCTTTCCGATGTCGTGAAGGTCTCCCCTAACAGTCGCCAGGACGATCTTTCCAACTCTTTCAGATTGGCTGCTTCCAAGAACGGGCTTAAGAAGGTCGATGGATTCTGTCAAAAGCTCTCCTGCAAAGATCAAGTCACCTACGAAATATTCACCTTTTTCAAATCTGTCGCCTACTATGGCCATGCCCTTTTGACAGGCTGCAAGAACTTTTTTGGAATCTTCTTCGGAAGGAGAGCTTGCGACAAAATCCTCGATTATTTCCAGGACATCCTCTTCCTCCAGATCACCTATCAGCTGTGCTACTTTTTCGTCGATCATGTTATAATTCCTCCTTGATTTACAATAACGTCTCTCGAATAATGTTCATTATTATAGCACTAAATATTATAATAATCAAATTAATTATGATTAGCGTAAAGGATTTAACTGCCGCTGCGGTATTGACAGGGACGAGATTTTTATTTACAATTAAATTGTTAGAGGGAGTAGCTAACCACATATGTGGGATTACAGTCGTCAATACGGAAACCCAGGTTTCCCGGCTATAATGACTTAGGTCATGCAAGACTCTGCAGCCATCACCGCTTTAGATTGAGGGGTGTTGGTTGTGGGGTCTTTTTTTATATTCAGAATTAAATAAATGCATGCTCGGAGGATGAAATGGAAGAACTGATACATGGATATTTAATATCATTACCCACGCTCTTGTTGGCAGCGATAATAGTGGTGTCCCTTGGGGTGCTCAGCAAGGGGGCAGATGTTTTAGTGGACGAGGCGGTGATCCTTTCCTTTAAGTGGGGAGTGCCTAAGATGATAATCGGAGCCACGATAATCTCTTTGGGCACCACCCTTCCTGAGGCTAGCGTATCGGTGTTGGCTGCCATGCAGGGGAATGCCGATCTGGCATTGGGAAATGCCATAGGTTCGATCATAGCTGACACAGGCCTTATAATTGGCTTGGCTTCGTTGCTGGGACATCTGCCTATAGAAAAGCTGGTCGTGGAAAGGCAGGGAAAGATTCAGCTGGGAGCGGGAATCTTGCTCGCAGTCGTCTGCCTGCCCTTCCTATCCCCTGGAGAGGGAGGAAACATAAGCCGGATGGTAGGAATCCTGTTTCTGGTGCTCTTGGGATTATACATATATTATTCAATTAAGTGGTCGAAAATAACTGATGCCCTTGGACCAGGCGATGAGGATGGGATAGAAATTACGAAAGAGGCAGATGGCTCTGTCCTGCTTTTGATAGGGAAGATATTTGCAGCAATAGCTATGGTAATCTTATCATCCAAAGTTTTGATATCATCTGTTGAGATTACGGCTGTAAGGGTGGGGATTCCACAAAGCGTCATAGCGGCTACGCTGATAGCCTTTGGCACTAGCCTTCCTGAGCTCATAACGGCTGTTAATGCGGTAAGAAAGGGTCACGGAGAGCTTGCGGTTGGAAACATAGTAGGAGCGGACATACTTAATGTATTGTTCGTGGTGGGAAGCGCTGCTGCGGTCACTCCTGGAGGGCTTGTAGTTCCATCAAACTATTTCAAGCTGCAGATACCGGCTATGGTTATTATACTTCTCGTATTCAGGTTTTTTACAAAAAAAAGGGGAGACAGCATTACAAAGCCTGAAGGAATCGTGCTTTTGGGGATGTACTTCGTATACCTGGCTCTTAATTACCTTTGGATCTGAAATTTTAAGTAATGAATTAAATATTTGAAATGAAAGCAGTCTCAACTCGAGACTGCTTTTCTCATTTTGAGACTCAATTTGAGAAAAAATGAGACTCTCGGATGAGGTTGCTGTGGGCAGCCTAAGATGGATTCCAGACTCTCATTCTTTTATTCCTTGGAGTTTAAAGGCATTGTGCCTATGATTGAGGTTGCTTATAGCTTGTTGGAGATCATTGGCACATAAATTGCATCTATTATAAAACTGTAAGGTCAATTCACAGCGTAGAAGAACTATTTTGGTCGGAGGTGATTATACTTGAATATGAAAAGATTTGTGATTGAATTCGGCATGGGAATCGATTTTCACGGACAGGATGTAAATGTCGCTGCAAGCCGAGCAGTAAAGGATGCTATATCCAGAAGCTGTCTCGTGGGGCTTAATGAAATCTGCGGCATTGAAGCGGACGACCTAAATGAAAACGTTTATATCGAAGCTATTGTGGGGGTAGACCGACCGGAAGAGCTGGATGTCAAGAGGATCGAAGAATGCTTTCCTGTTGGAAAGGCCCAAGTTAGTGCTGTAAAAGGAGGCTTGAAAAGTCCTGGTTTTATGTTTCTCAATTTTGGAGACAAGGATGACACCATTGAAGTGGCAGTTGCAAGCGTCCAGGTAAAAATAAATGATTGATGGGAGGAAGTACATTGAAAATTTCAAACGACTTGGTAGTTGAAATGTATCAAAAGATGCTTAAGATCAGAAAGTTTGAGACAAGAGCCATGAACCTATTTGCAGAAGGGAAGATACCTGGCTTTGTTCACCTGTACATAGGTGAGGAAGCGGTTGCTACAGGGGCATGCGCAAACCTTAATGATGACGACTACATAACCAGCACTCACAGGGGACACGGCCATATCATAGCCAAAGGGGGAGACCTTAAGTACATGATGGCTGAGCTCTTTGGAAAAGAAACCGGATACTGCAAGGGCAAGGGCGGTTCAATGCACATTGCAGATGCGACAAAAGGAATTTTAGGTGCAAATGGCATCGTAGGAGCCGGTCACAACATCGCAGTTGGAGCAGGCCTTGCAGCCCAGTATAGAGGAAACGAGCAGGTTTGCGTATGCTTTTTCGGCGACGGGTCTACAAATCAGAGCACATTCCATGAAGGATTAAACCTTGCAAGCATATGGAAGCTTCCTGTAGTTTTTGTCTGCGAAAACAACGGCTATGGAATATCTTTAAGCCAGGAAAAGCACCAGAACATAACCGACATATCGATGAGGGCCGTATCCTACAATATCCCAGGGGTAACTGTTGACGGAAATGACGTGTTCGCGGTATACGAGGCTGTCAGCGAGGCGGTTTCGAGAGCTAGAAAGGGACAGGGGCCTACACTGATAGAGTGCAAGACCTACAGGCACAGGGGACACTTTGAAGGAGATCCTACCACATACAGAAGTACTGAAGAAGTGGATCAGTGGAAGAAGAAAGACCCGATACCCAGGATGGAAAAATATATAATCGACAACAAGGTATTAAGTGACGAGGAAATCAAGGCACTAAATGACGAGATTCAAAGCCAGGTTGAGGATGCTACCAGCTTTGCCCTGGAGAGCAAAGATCCTGATGTTAGTTCCGCTGTTGAAGATATTTATACCGATATCGTAGAGGAGGCAAGATAGATATGAGAAAAATGACATATGCCCAGGGGATTAAGGAAGGCATGCGAATAAAGATGCTGGAAAATCCCGACGTGTTTATATTTGGTGAGGATGTTGGACCCTTTGGAGGATGTTTCGGAGTTACAGCTGGAATGTACGACGAATTTGGTGAAAAAAGAGTTAGAGATACTCCAATATCGGAAGGTGCCATAATAGGAGCAGCGGTAGGTTCTGCAGCGGCAGGACTAAGGCCCATAGCGGAGCTTATGTTCATCGACTTTGCTACTGTGGGAATGGATCAGCTTGTCAATCAGGCGGCTAAGATGAGATACATGTTCGGCGGGAAAATAACTCTTCCCATGGTGGTCCGTCTTCCGGCAGGAGCAGGTGTAAGGGCAGCAGCGCAGCACTCCCAGTCTCTTGAAGCCTGGCTGGCACACGTGCCGGGGCTTAAGGTGGTATATCC
Coding sequences:
- a CDS encoding cobalamin B12-binding domain-containing protein; amino-acid sequence: MIDEKVAQLIGDLEEEDVLEIIEDFVASSPSEEDSKKVLAACQKGMAIVGDRFEKGEYFVGDLIFAGELLTESIDLLKPVLGSSQSERVGKIVLATVRGDLHDIGKNIFKTMAEAAGFQVIDLGIDQSEEMIVEKIRDENPDILGMSGILTLSLKSMKDTVEALKSAELRDSVKIIIGGNPVTKEASDDIGADAFTTNAAAGVKMCLDFLR
- a CDS encoding calcium/sodium antiporter, producing the protein MEELIHGYLISLPTLLLAAIIVVSLGVLSKGADVLVDEAVILSFKWGVPKMIIGATIISLGTTLPEASVSVLAAMQGNADLALGNAIGSIIADTGLIIGLASLLGHLPIEKLVVERQGKIQLGAGILLAVVCLPFLSPGEGGNISRMVGILFLVLLGLYIYYSIKWSKITDALGPGDEDGIEITKEADGSVLLLIGKIFAAIAMVILSSKVLISSVEITAVRVGIPQSVIAATLIAFGTSLPELITAVNAVRKGHGELAVGNIVGADILNVLFVVGSAAAVTPGGLVVPSNYFKLQIPAMVIILLVFRFFTKKRGDSITKPEGIVLLGMYFVYLALNYLWI
- a CDS encoding Lin0512 family protein; the protein is MKRFVIEFGMGIDFHGQDVNVAASRAVKDAISRSCLVGLNEICGIEADDLNENVYIEAIVGVDRPEELDVKRIEECFPVGKAQVSAVKGGLKSPGFMFLNFGDKDDTIEVAVASVQVKIND
- the pdhA gene encoding pyruvate dehydrogenase (acetyl-transferring) E1 component subunit alpha; protein product: MGGSTLKISNDLVVEMYQKMLKIRKFETRAMNLFAEGKIPGFVHLYIGEEAVATGACANLNDDDYITSTHRGHGHIIAKGGDLKYMMAELFGKETGYCKGKGGSMHIADATKGILGANGIVGAGHNIAVGAGLAAQYRGNEQVCVCFFGDGSTNQSTFHEGLNLASIWKLPVVFVCENNGYGISLSQEKHQNITDISMRAVSYNIPGVTVDGNDVFAVYEAVSEAVSRARKGQGPTLIECKTYRHRGHFEGDPTTYRSTEEVDQWKKKDPIPRMEKYIIDNKVLSDEEIKALNDEIQSQVEDATSFALESKDPDVSSAVEDIYTDIVEEAR